Part of the Coleofasciculus chthonoplastes PCC 7420 genome, AGCGGCGATTAAAGGTGGCATTGTCTTCTATGAAAAGAGCAAAATTGTCATGGCAGAAGCTGGCGAAGCCTTTGGCGATTTAGTCGCCCAGAGTAAGGCAGAACTGGCGACTGAATTAGACGAGAATAGCATTGTCAAAGTGTCTAATCATCCGGAAACGAACTAACCCTGTATCCCTAGG contains:
- a CDS encoding DUF5132 domain-containing protein; protein product: MSLFDLEDLVEDIGIPGVLIGVGAVVLAPIFGPALAKAGKPVAKAAIKGGIVFYEKSKIVMAEAGEAFGDLVAQSKAELATELDENSIVKVSNHPETN